The following coding sequences lie in one Streptomyces venezuelae genomic window:
- a CDS encoding sensor histidine kinase, whose product MSRRNRVSCRLHGWRDARAARKGARDEWRSERRRVKENWREGRRAGDRIENLGPPPNGFSLLPWLLMGLGAISHLLQGETPNPWIGALGVLLFNSLYVFIAFRAFNTYTREARATRIALVLLGLLTVALATGYGGNWLLFFPLLGLAVGAIVRGRGLGPISLVLSVLAGVIGGFREGWTGLNVAYGTFLSTMVTAAILSLAEAVRELRETREELARTAVEKERLRFSRDLHDLLGHTLSVIVVKAEATRRLAPHDLDAALGQVADIESVGRQALTEIREAVTGYREGSLATELDRARDLLEAAGIGTVVRQSGPPLAPHTAALLGWVVRESATNVVRHSGAIHCEIEVTGTPDETRLVITDDGRGEGSGPPGSGLKGLAERLAAAGGSLTSGPAPHSGFRVAATLPTTEDTPLPENPATSPVH is encoded by the coding sequence ATGTCCCGGAGGAACAGGGTCAGCTGCCGGCTGCACGGGTGGCGGGACGCGCGCGCGGCCCGGAAGGGCGCCCGCGACGAGTGGCGGAGCGAGCGCCGGCGCGTCAAGGAGAACTGGCGGGAAGGCCGCAGGGCCGGGGACCGGATCGAGAACCTCGGCCCGCCGCCCAACGGGTTCTCGCTCCTGCCCTGGCTCCTCATGGGCCTGGGCGCCATCTCGCACCTCCTCCAGGGCGAGACCCCCAACCCCTGGATCGGCGCCCTCGGCGTCCTCCTCTTCAACTCCCTCTACGTCTTCATCGCCTTCCGCGCCTTCAACACGTACACACGCGAGGCTCGCGCGACCAGGATCGCGCTCGTCCTCCTCGGCCTGCTGACCGTCGCCCTCGCGACCGGGTACGGCGGCAACTGGCTCCTCTTCTTCCCGCTGCTCGGCCTGGCCGTCGGGGCCATCGTGCGCGGGCGCGGGCTCGGGCCCATCAGCCTGGTCCTGAGCGTGCTCGCGGGCGTCATCGGCGGATTCAGGGAGGGCTGGACCGGCCTGAACGTCGCGTATGGCACGTTCCTCTCCACCATGGTGACCGCCGCGATCCTCTCCCTCGCCGAGGCGGTGCGCGAACTCCGCGAGACCCGTGAGGAACTGGCCCGCACCGCGGTCGAGAAGGAACGCCTCCGCTTCTCCCGCGACCTGCACGACCTGCTCGGCCACACGCTCTCCGTGATCGTGGTGAAGGCGGAGGCCACGCGCCGCCTCGCCCCGCACGACCTGGACGCGGCGCTCGGCCAGGTCGCCGACATCGAGTCCGTCGGCCGGCAGGCGCTCACCGAGATCCGCGAGGCCGTCACGGGCTACCGCGAGGGCAGCCTCGCCACAGAGCTCGACCGCGCCCGCGACCTCCTCGAAGCCGCCGGCATCGGCACGGTCGTCCGCCAGTCGGGACCGCCCCTCGCCCCGCACACGGCGGCACTCCTCGGCTGGGTGGTCCGCGAGTCCGCCACCAACGTCGTACGCCACTCCGGCGCCATCCACTGCGAGATCGAGGTCACGGGCACGCCCGACGAGACCCGCCTCGTCATCACGGACGACGGACGCGGCGAGGGCTCGGGCCCGCCCGGCAGCGGCCTCAAGGGCCTGGCCGAACGCCTCGCCGCGGCGGGCGGCTCCCTCACCTCGGGCCCGGCCCCCCACTCCGGCTTCCGCGTCGCGGCGACCCTCCCCACCACGGAAGACACCCCGCTCCCGGAGAACCCGGCCACCTCCCCCGTCCACTGA
- a CDS encoding class I SAM-dependent methyltransferase, with protein sequence MAAVAEPAPAPMPEPDVLAAFEAAKGFMPRGEGLALYAAATEAAALGLPLLEVGTYCGRSTILLADAARRAGVSAITVDHHRGSEEQQPGWEYHDPETVDPEVGLMDTLPTFRRTLHKAGLEEHVIAMVGRSPQVAKAWGGALGLVFIDGGHTDEHATADYEGWAPHVAEGGLLVIHDVFPDPVDIMTGQAPYRVYLRALESGAFTEVAVADSLRVLRRTAAGI encoded by the coding sequence ATGGCTGCCGTCGCCGAGCCCGCGCCCGCGCCGATGCCCGAGCCGGACGTCCTCGCCGCCTTCGAGGCCGCCAAGGGCTTCATGCCGCGCGGCGAGGGGCTCGCGCTGTACGCGGCCGCGACGGAGGCCGCCGCGCTCGGCCTGCCGCTCCTGGAGGTCGGCACGTACTGCGGCCGCTCCACGATCCTGCTCGCCGACGCGGCCCGGCGGGCCGGGGTGAGCGCGATCACCGTCGACCACCACCGCGGCAGCGAGGAGCAGCAGCCCGGCTGGGAGTACCACGACCCGGAGACGGTGGACCCCGAGGTCGGCCTGATGGACACGCTGCCCACCTTCCGCCGCACCCTGCACAAGGCGGGTCTGGAGGAGCATGTGATCGCGATGGTCGGGCGCTCGCCGCAGGTGGCGAAGGCGTGGGGCGGCGCGCTCGGCCTGGTCTTCATCGACGGCGGCCACACGGACGAGCACGCCACGGCCGACTACGAGGGCTGGGCGCCGCACGTCGCCGAGGGCGGGCTGCTCGTCATCCACGACGTGTTCCCCGACCCGGTCGACATCATGACCGGACAGGCGCCGTACCGCGTCTACCTCAGGGCCCTGGAGTCCGGCGCGTTCACGGAGGTCGCGGTGGCGGACTCGCTGCGCGTGCTGCGGCGCACGGCGGCGGGGATCTGA
- a CDS encoding MaoC/PaaZ C-terminal domain-containing protein — protein sequence MPIDAEKAVAAEPRSAEITWDHKDIQLYHLGLGAGLPATDPAELRYTLESRLHVLPSFATVAGAGMGVVGGLSAPGIEVDLAAVLHGGQSITLHRPIPVAGKAVTTSRVAAVYDKGKAAILVLRSEVADDEGPLWTSDAQIFVRGEGGFGGDRGPSTRLPAPEGDPDLEVERPVRKDQALLYRLSGDWNPLHADPEFAALAGFDRPILHGLCTYGMTLKAVVDTLLDGDVSRVRGYSTRFTGVVFPGETLRIRMWRGEGRVQATVTAAERDDAPVLADTVVEHV from the coding sequence ATGCCCATCGACGCCGAGAAGGCCGTGGCCGCAGAGCCCCGGTCCGCCGAGATCACCTGGGACCACAAGGACATCCAGCTCTACCACCTGGGCCTCGGCGCCGGACTGCCCGCCACGGACCCGGCCGAGCTGCGCTACACCCTGGAGTCGCGGCTGCACGTCCTGCCCAGCTTCGCCACCGTCGCGGGCGCGGGCATGGGCGTCGTCGGCGGGCTCTCCGCGCCCGGCATCGAGGTGGACCTCGCCGCCGTCCTGCACGGCGGCCAGAGCATCACGCTGCACCGCCCGATCCCGGTCGCGGGCAAGGCGGTGACGACGTCCAGGGTCGCCGCGGTGTACGACAAGGGGAAAGCCGCCATCCTCGTCCTGCGCTCCGAAGTCGCCGACGACGAGGGACCGTTGTGGACGAGCGATGCCCAGATCTTCGTGCGCGGCGAGGGCGGGTTCGGCGGCGACCGCGGCCCCTCCACCCGGCTTCCCGCGCCCGAGGGCGACCCGGACCTGGAGGTCGAACGCCCGGTCCGCAAGGACCAGGCCCTCCTCTACCGCCTGTCCGGCGACTGGAACCCGCTGCACGCCGACCCCGAGTTCGCCGCGCTCGCCGGATTCGACAGGCCGATCCTGCACGGCCTGTGCACCTACGGAATGACGCTCAAGGCCGTCGTCGACACCCTGCTCGACGGCGACGTGTCGCGGGTCCGCGGCTACAGCACCCGGTTCACCGGTGTCGTCTTCCCCGGCGAGACGCTGCGGATCCGCATGTGGCGCGGCGAGGGCCGCGTACAGGCCACGGTCACGGCGGCCGAACGGGACGACGCGCCGGTCCTCGCCGACACGGTCGTCGAACACGTCTGA
- a CDS encoding MFS transporter gives MSMSTNHPRGIRGVVPVLAFSGIVVAVMQTLLVPVIKDLPELLNTSPSNATWVMTATLLAGAVSTPIMGRLGDLYGKRKMLLSSLAVMVVGSLVCGFTDDLVVMIVGRALQGFAMGAIPLGIGLMRDELPREKLGSAMALMSSSIGVGGGLALPVAALIAQHADWHALFFGSAGLGVASILLTLVFVPESPVRAEGTFDVLGALGLSAGLVLFLLPITKGSDWGWGDPTTLGLFAAAAVVLVLWGVMELRVKAPLVDLRTTARRSVLFTNLASIMVGVAFYAVSLVLPQLLQLPTATGYGLGQSMVVAGLCVMPLGLTMMFTAPVYARLSAKYGPKVTLILGMLIIAIGYGAGLGLMSAAWQTIVISVLLGAGIGLAYSSLPALIIGSVDPSETGAANGLNTLMRSIGTSVSSAVIGMVLANTADHVGGVAVPTLHGFRLSFLIAGGAVAIGLLFALMLPSARRPAHTQLRASSEEDANLERAVQVLAGFHGQVRGADGTPVARAKVTLIDRSGRQAGAALTDDGGRYELAVPGDGSYVLAVRATGHGPLASAAAHPGQGRPVELDLSLPGSSDVPA, from the coding sequence ATGTCGATGTCGACGAACCACCCACGCGGCATACGCGGGGTCGTCCCCGTGCTCGCCTTCTCCGGCATCGTCGTCGCGGTGATGCAGACCCTCCTCGTGCCGGTCATCAAGGACCTGCCCGAGCTGCTGAACACCTCGCCGTCCAACGCCACCTGGGTCATGACGGCGACCCTCCTCGCCGGCGCCGTCTCGACGCCGATCATGGGCCGCCTCGGCGACCTGTACGGCAAGCGGAAGATGCTGCTCAGCAGCCTCGCCGTGATGGTCGTCGGCTCGCTGGTCTGCGGCTTCACCGACGATCTCGTCGTGATGATCGTGGGCCGCGCGCTGCAGGGCTTCGCGATGGGCGCCATCCCGCTCGGCATCGGCCTGATGCGCGACGAGCTGCCCCGCGAGAAGCTCGGCTCGGCGATGGCCCTGATGAGCTCCTCCATCGGCGTCGGCGGCGGCCTCGCCCTGCCCGTCGCCGCGCTGATCGCCCAGCACGCCGACTGGCACGCCCTGTTCTTCGGCTCCGCGGGACTCGGCGTCGCCTCGATCCTGCTGACCCTCGTCTTCGTCCCCGAGAGCCCGGTCCGCGCCGAGGGCACCTTCGACGTGCTCGGCGCGCTCGGCCTCTCCGCCGGACTCGTCCTGTTCCTGCTGCCGATCACCAAGGGCAGCGACTGGGGCTGGGGCGACCCGACCACGCTCGGCCTCTTCGCCGCCGCGGCCGTCGTCCTCGTCCTGTGGGGCGTGATGGAGCTGCGCGTCAAGGCCCCGCTGGTCGACCTGCGCACCACCGCGCGCCGCTCGGTGCTCTTCACCAACCTCGCCTCGATCATGGTCGGCGTCGCCTTCTACGCCGTCTCGCTCGTCCTGCCCCAGCTGCTCCAGCTGCCGACGGCGACCGGGTACGGCCTCGGCCAGTCGATGGTGGTGGCGGGCCTGTGCGTGATGCCGCTCGGCCTGACGATGATGTTCACCGCGCCGGTGTACGCCCGCCTGTCGGCGAAGTACGGCCCGAAGGTCACCCTCATCCTCGGCATGCTGATCATCGCGATCGGTTACGGCGCCGGGCTCGGCCTGATGAGCGCCGCCTGGCAGACCATCGTCATCTCGGTGCTCCTCGGCGCGGGCATCGGCCTCGCCTACTCCTCGCTGCCCGCGCTCATCATCGGCTCGGTCGACCCGTCCGAGACCGGCGCGGCCAACGGCCTCAACACGCTGATGCGCTCGATCGGCACGTCGGTGTCCAGCGCCGTGATCGGCATGGTCCTCGCCAACACCGCCGACCACGTCGGGGGTGTCGCGGTGCCCACCCTGCACGGCTTCCGCCTGTCGTTCCTGATCGCGGGCGGCGCGGTCGCCATCGGTCTGCTCTTCGCGCTCATGCTGCCCTCCGCGCGCCGTCCGGCCCACACGCAGCTGCGGGCCAGCAGCGAGGAGGACGCGAACCTGGAGCGTGCCGTCCAGGTGCTCGCGGGCTTCCATGGGCAGGTGCGGGGCGCGGACGGCACGCCCGTCGCCCGCGCGAAGGTGACGCTGATCGACCGCAGCGGGCGGCAGGCGGGCGCGGCGCTGACGGACGACGGCGGGCGGTACGAGCTGGCCGTGCCCGGCGACGGTTCGTACGTCCTCGCCGTGCGGGCCACGGGTCACGGTCCGCTGGCGTCGGCGGCGGCCCACCCCGGCCAGGGCCGCCCGGTCGAGCTGGACCTGTCGCTGCCGGGCAGCAGCGACGTACCGGCCTGA
- a CDS encoding acyl-CoA dehydrogenase, translated as MGIGITREQGELATAVRGWIARAAPPEETRKLLDGPPRGGRPAHWDGLAEQGLLGVHLPEEYGGGGGDLLDLAVVLEEAARAALPGPFAASCLASLVLHRAGAHGLAAELARGERIGAVALDAGTLTAVAVPGGYVLDGVAPPVLSGGEADLLILAAAGAPASGPLRLAVDAAALTVRTHESADPTRPTAEVSARGVHVPADRVLAVDSATVRDLAAAVLAADACGTAAWALHTAAEHAKVREQFGRPIGRFQGVKHLCADMLVRVEQARALAWDAARAADEPDESAASDISADVRGLVTALAAGTALDAAYSCSKDCVQILGGIGFTWEHDAHLYLRRAVVARQLLGTGDAHRLRAVRLAEGGARRELRMELREEAETYDHRIRAREAIAPARGLDPAAARKALAPTGYAAPHLPAPHGLGAGPVHQLVIQEELQAAGVRLSDLGIATWVIPSLIAYGTETQRDRFLAPTLRGELLWCQLFSEPEAGSDLASLRTRAERVDGGWRVNGQKVWTSAAQWADHGILLARTNPSAPKHQGLTYFLVDMKTASGIDVRPLKEITGDALFNEVYFDDVFLPDDAVVGEIDDGWQVARHTLGNERVHMADQLTFDTGLEALIARAGDLDGACRARIGALAAEAHAVACIGLRTTIRQVAGAEPGAGASVRKLVQTPHQQKVAELALELLGTAGAVREGPGERALHGFLMSRCLTIAGGTTQVQLNVVAERILGLPRD; from the coding sequence ATGGGGATCGGAATCACGCGGGAACAAGGGGAGTTGGCGACGGCGGTACGCGGCTGGATCGCGCGCGCCGCACCGCCCGAGGAGACGCGCAAGCTCCTGGACGGACCACCCCGCGGCGGCCGCCCCGCTCACTGGGACGGACTCGCGGAACAGGGGCTGCTCGGCGTCCACCTGCCCGAGGAGTACGGGGGCGGGGGCGGCGACCTCCTCGACCTGGCCGTGGTCCTCGAAGAGGCGGCGCGGGCCGCGCTCCCCGGGCCGTTCGCGGCGAGCTGCCTCGCCTCGCTGGTGCTGCACCGGGCGGGCGCGCACGGACTCGCCGCCGAGCTGGCACGGGGCGAGCGGATCGGTGCCGTCGCCCTGGACGCGGGCACGCTGACCGCCGTCGCCGTCCCCGGCGGGTACGTCCTCGACGGCGTGGCGCCGCCCGTGCTCTCCGGCGGGGAGGCGGATCTGCTGATTCTGGCGGCGGCGGGGGCACCGGCATCGGGGCCGCTCCGGCTCGCCGTCGACGCCGCCGCGCTGACCGTACGCACCCACGAGAGCGCCGACCCCACCCGGCCCACCGCCGAAGTGAGCGCCCGGGGCGTCCACGTCCCCGCCGACCGGGTGCTCGCCGTGGACTCCGCGACCGTCCGAGATCTGGCCGCCGCCGTGCTCGCCGCCGACGCGTGCGGCACCGCCGCGTGGGCCCTGCACACCGCCGCCGAACACGCCAAGGTACGCGAGCAGTTCGGACGGCCCATCGGACGGTTCCAGGGCGTCAAGCACCTCTGCGCCGACATGCTGGTCCGCGTCGAGCAGGCGCGGGCCCTGGCGTGGGACGCGGCCCGCGCGGCGGACGAGCCTGATGAGTCGGCCGCGTCCGACATCTCCGCCGACGTGCGCGGTCTGGTCACGGCGCTCGCCGCGGGCACCGCCCTGGACGCCGCGTACTCCTGCTCCAAGGACTGTGTGCAGATCCTCGGCGGCATCGGCTTCACCTGGGAGCACGACGCCCACCTGTATCTGCGCCGCGCCGTCGTCGCGCGACAGCTGCTGGGGACCGGGGACGCGCACCGGCTGCGCGCCGTGCGGCTCGCGGAGGGCGGTGCGCGCCGCGAGCTGCGCATGGAGCTCCGGGAGGAGGCGGAGACGTACGACCACCGGATCCGGGCCCGCGAGGCGATCGCCCCCGCCCGCGGACTCGACCCGGCCGCGGCCCGCAAGGCCCTCGCCCCCACCGGCTACGCGGCCCCACACCTCCCCGCCCCGCACGGCCTCGGCGCGGGCCCCGTCCACCAGCTCGTCATCCAGGAGGAGTTGCAGGCGGCCGGGGTCAGGCTCAGCGATCTGGGCATCGCGACCTGGGTGATCCCCTCCCTCATCGCGTACGGCACCGAGACGCAGCGGGACCGCTTCCTCGCCCCCACCCTGCGCGGCGAGCTGCTCTGGTGCCAGCTCTTCAGCGAACCGGAAGCGGGCTCCGACCTCGCGTCCTTGCGCACGCGGGCCGAGCGCGTCGACGGCGGGTGGCGCGTCAACGGGCAGAAGGTGTGGACGAGCGCGGCCCAGTGGGCGGACCACGGCATCCTCCTCGCCCGTACGAACCCGTCGGCGCCCAAGCACCAGGGCCTGACGTACTTCCTCGTCGACATGAAGACGGCGAGCGGCATCGACGTCCGTCCCCTCAAGGAGATCACCGGGGACGCCCTCTTCAACGAGGTGTACTTCGACGACGTCTTCCTGCCGGACGACGCGGTCGTCGGCGAGATCGACGACGGCTGGCAGGTCGCCCGCCACACCCTCGGCAACGAACGCGTCCACATGGCGGACCAGTTGACGTTCGACACGGGTCTGGAGGCCCTCATCGCGCGCGCCGGTGACCTCGACGGCGCCTGCCGCGCGCGCATCGGAGCGCTCGCCGCGGAGGCGCACGCCGTCGCCTGCATCGGGCTGCGCACGACGATCCGGCAGGTCGCGGGCGCGGAGCCGGGCGCGGGTGCCTCCGTACGCAAGCTCGTCCAGACCCCGCACCAGCAGAAAGTCGCCGAGCTCGCCCTCGAACTCCTCGGCACGGCGGGCGCGGTCCGCGAGGGCCCGGGGGAGCGGGCGCTGCACGGCTTCCTGATGTCGCGCTGCCTGACGATCGCGGGCGGCACGACCCAGGTCCAGCTCAATGTCGTCGCCGAGCGCATCCTCGGCCTGCCCCGTGACTGA
- a CDS encoding MFS transporter: MVQTPSTTYSSSSPSSPSSPTGAAPPPSGAARAPRKRAVPVWAVLLTACAGQFLVVLDVSVVNTALPSMRSDLGMSAVGLQWVVNAYSIAFAGFMLLGGRAGDLFGRKRMFLVGLGLFTAASLGGGLAQAEWQLLAARAVQGLGAAVLAPSTLTILTSAVPEGPARARAIGVWSAVGAGGGAAGGLVGGVLTDLLSWRWVLLINVPVGALVIVAGIAWLTESKADRTRRLDVPGAVLVTAGLATLAYGIVQTEEKGWTAAATLVPLAAGLALLAAFLVVESRTKAPLMPLKLFKVRTVSAANAAMFVCGGGMFAMWMFMTLYTQNVLGYSPLKAGLALMPSSLTVVLGSMLAPRLMPVLGPKNVSVLGIVVASVGFGWQSTMTVDGAYVTAILLPGLVMMFGAGLATTPLASLATSGARPGDAGLVSGLVNTSRTMGGALGLAVLSTVAAAQMHGSTSPQALTDGYAMAFRTSAFILLAGVVVLLVWMPGRRNRGQDSD, encoded by the coding sequence ATGGTCCAGACGCCCTCCACCACTTACTCGTCCTCGTCGCCGTCGTCGCCCTCGTCGCCCACCGGCGCCGCCCCGCCCCCCTCCGGGGCCGCGCGGGCTCCGCGGAAGAGGGCCGTCCCGGTGTGGGCCGTCCTGCTCACCGCGTGCGCCGGCCAGTTCCTCGTCGTCCTGGACGTGTCCGTGGTGAACACCGCGCTGCCGTCGATGCGGTCCGACCTCGGCATGAGCGCGGTGGGCCTGCAGTGGGTCGTCAACGCGTACTCCATAGCCTTCGCCGGGTTCATGCTGCTCGGCGGGCGCGCCGGAGACCTCTTCGGGCGGAAGCGGATGTTCCTCGTCGGCCTCGGCCTGTTCACCGCCGCATCCCTGGGCGGCGGCCTCGCGCAGGCCGAGTGGCAGCTCCTCGCGGCGCGCGCCGTGCAGGGTCTCGGCGCGGCGGTCCTCGCCCCCTCGACCCTGACGATCCTCACGTCGGCCGTGCCCGAGGGCCCGGCGCGGGCACGGGCCATCGGCGTCTGGTCGGCGGTCGGCGCGGGCGGCGGCGCGGCGGGCGGCCTGGTCGGCGGCGTCCTGACCGACCTGCTCTCCTGGCGCTGGGTGCTCCTGATCAACGTGCCGGTCGGCGCCCTGGTGATCGTCGCGGGCATCGCCTGGCTCACCGAGAGCAAGGCCGACAGGACCCGGCGCCTGGACGTGCCGGGCGCGGTCCTGGTGACGGCGGGTCTCGCCACCCTCGCGTACGGCATCGTGCAGACCGAGGAGAAGGGCTGGACGGCGGCCGCGACCCTCGTTCCCCTCGCCGCGGGCCTCGCCCTGCTCGCCGCTTTCCTCGTGGTGGAGTCGCGCACGAAGGCGCCGCTGATGCCGCTGAAGCTGTTCAAGGTACGGACGGTGTCGGCCGCGAACGCCGCGATGTTCGTGTGCGGCGGCGGCATGTTCGCCATGTGGATGTTCATGACGCTCTACACCCAGAACGTCCTCGGGTACTCCCCGCTCAAGGCGGGCCTCGCCCTCATGCCGTCCTCGCTGACCGTCGTCCTCGGCTCGATGCTCGCGCCGCGCCTGATGCCGGTGCTCGGGCCGAAGAACGTCTCCGTGCTCGGCATCGTCGTGGCGTCCGTGGGCTTCGGATGGCAGTCGACGATGACGGTCGACGGCGCGTACGTCACCGCGATCCTGCTGCCCGGCCTCGTGATGATGTTCGGCGCGGGCCTCGCGACGACCCCACTGGCCTCGCTCGCCACGTCGGGCGCCCGGCCGGGCGACGCGGGACTCGTCTCCGGCCTGGTCAACACCTCACGCACGATGGGCGGCGCGCTCGGCCTCGCGGTGCTCTCCACGGTGGCGGCCGCGCAGATGCACGGTTCGACGTCGCCGCAGGCGCTCACCGACGGCTACGCGATGGCGTTCAGGACCAGCGCGTTCATCCTGCTGGCGGGGGTGGTGGTGCTGCTCGTGTGGATGCCGGGACGCCGGAATCGGGGTCAGGACTCCGACTGA
- a CDS encoding SigE family RNA polymerase sigma factor produces the protein MGEREQTDFQGFITSRWPHLMRTAFLLTGQQHAAEDLVQSSLERTYVSWRRVSTAGDPDAYVRRIMINIHARKHRRKLKEFLSLQDAGPVFDRPEHGDRMAQADDRAALLHALAQLPTRQREAVVLRYWEDLSETQTAEAMGCSVGAVKSNAAKGIAKLRAIPALTEKVGSRGEK, from the coding sequence ATGGGGGAGCGAGAGCAGACCGACTTCCAGGGATTCATCACCAGTCGCTGGCCGCATCTGATGCGGACGGCGTTTCTCCTCACGGGGCAGCAGCACGCCGCGGAGGACCTGGTGCAGTCGTCCCTGGAGCGGACCTACGTGTCGTGGCGCAGGGTGAGCACGGCGGGTGATCCGGATGCGTACGTACGCCGGATCATGATCAACATCCATGCGCGCAAACACCGCCGCAAGCTCAAGGAGTTCCTGTCGCTGCAGGACGCGGGCCCGGTGTTCGACAGACCCGAGCACGGCGACCGCATGGCGCAGGCGGACGACCGCGCGGCGCTGCTGCACGCCCTCGCCCAACTGCCCACCCGCCAGCGCGAAGCGGTCGTCCTGCGGTACTGGGAGGACCTGAGCGAGACCCAGACCGCCGAGGCCATGGGCTGCTCGGTCGGCGCGGTCAAGAGCAATGCCGCCAAAGGGATCGCCAAGCTGCGTGCCATACCCGCACTGACCGAGAAGGTCGGAAGCCGAGGGGAGAAGTAA
- a CDS encoding lipid-transfer protein has translation MKSYIVGVGMTKFEKPETRDWQYWDMVKEAGTLALEDAGVTYDQVEQVPVGYCFQASTAGQRAAYELGLTGVPVYNVNNNCATGSTALMLARQFVEGGLNDCVLALGFEKMTRGALGGGSEGGDFKTSPVARHYGIMAARHGFEMTPPTAQIFGNAAREHMEKYGTTEAQLAAVGAKNHRHSTNNPYAQFQDAYTVDEILAARTIHHPLTKLQCSPTSDGSAAAVVVSERFVERHGLASKAVEIAAQAMTTDTGESFDSGSCVDAVGQPMSRAAARQVYEASGLGIEDVDVVELHDCFSVNELLTYEALGMCAPGESGKLVESGATTYGGRWVVNPSGGLISKGHPLGATGIAQVAELTWQLRGEAAARQVEGARVGLAHNIGLGGAAVVTVLRRP, from the coding sequence ATGAAGAGCTACATCGTCGGCGTCGGGATGACGAAGTTCGAGAAGCCCGAGACGCGCGACTGGCAGTACTGGGACATGGTGAAGGAGGCAGGCACCCTGGCCCTTGAGGACGCCGGAGTCACGTACGACCAGGTCGAGCAGGTCCCCGTCGGCTACTGCTTCCAGGCCTCGACGGCCGGCCAGCGCGCCGCCTACGAACTCGGCCTGACGGGCGTCCCCGTCTACAACGTCAACAACAACTGCGCGACCGGCTCGACCGCCCTGATGCTGGCGCGCCAGTTCGTCGAGGGCGGCCTGAACGACTGCGTGCTCGCGCTCGGCTTCGAGAAGATGACGCGGGGAGCGCTGGGCGGGGGAAGCGAGGGGGGCGACTTCAAGACGTCGCCCGTGGCCCGGCACTACGGCATCATGGCCGCCCGCCACGGCTTCGAGATGACCCCGCCCACCGCGCAGATCTTCGGCAACGCGGCCCGCGAGCACATGGAGAAGTACGGCACGACCGAGGCGCAGCTCGCCGCGGTCGGCGCCAAGAACCACCGGCACTCCACGAACAACCCGTACGCGCAGTTCCAGGACGCGTACACCGTCGACGAGATCCTCGCCGCCAGGACCATCCACCACCCCCTCACCAAACTCCAGTGCTCCCCGACGTCGGACGGCTCGGCGGCGGCGGTGGTGGTCTCGGAGCGGTTCGTGGAGCGGCACGGGCTGGCGTCGAAGGCGGTCGAGATCGCCGCCCAGGCCATGACCACCGACACCGGCGAGTCCTTCGACTCCGGGTCCTGCGTCGACGCCGTCGGACAGCCGATGTCGCGGGCGGCGGCGCGCCAGGTGTACGAGGCGTCCGGACTCGGCATCGAGGACGTGGACGTCGTCGAGCTGCACGACTGCTTCTCCGTCAACGAACTCCTGACGTACGAGGCGCTGGGCATGTGCGCGCCCGGCGAGTCGGGAAAGCTGGTCGAGAGCGGCGCGACGACGTACGGCGGACGGTGGGTGGTGAACCCCTCCGGCGGCCTCATCTCCAAGGGCCACCCGCTCGGCGCGACGGGCATCGCGCAGGTCGCGGAGTTGACGTGGCAGCTGCGCGGGGAGGCGGCGGCCCGGCAGGTCGAGGGGGCGCGGGTGGGGCTCGCGCACAACATCGGGCTCGGCGGGGCGGCCGTGGTGACGGTGCTGCGGCGGCCGTAG
- a CDS encoding response regulator transcription factor, protein MPRDHRSAKSVRLLLAEDQGMMRGALALLLGLEADIEVVAQVGRGDEIVDAALNARPDVALLDIELPGRSGLDAAADLREECPDCRVLILTTFGRPGYLRRAMEAGAVGFLVKDGPVEELAEAVRRALRGETVIDPALAAAALSAGPSPLTGREADVLKASVDGATVADIAGTLHLSESTVRNYLSAAIGKTGTRNRMEAVREARQQGWL, encoded by the coding sequence ATGCCGCGGGACCATCGCTCCGCCAAATCCGTGAGGCTCCTCCTCGCCGAGGACCAGGGCATGATGCGGGGCGCCCTCGCCTTACTGCTGGGCCTGGAGGCGGACATCGAGGTCGTCGCGCAGGTCGGCAGGGGGGACGAGATCGTCGACGCGGCGCTCAACGCCCGCCCGGACGTCGCGCTGCTCGACATCGAGTTGCCGGGACGCAGCGGTCTGGACGCCGCCGCCGACCTCCGCGAGGAGTGCCCCGACTGCCGGGTGCTGATCCTCACGACGTTCGGCAGGCCCGGGTATCTGCGGCGCGCCATGGAGGCGGGCGCGGTCGGGTTCCTGGTCAAGGACGGGCCCGTGGAGGAGCTCGCCGAGGCGGTCCGGCGGGCGCTGCGGGGCGAGACGGTGATCGACCCGGCGCTCGCCGCGGCCGCGCTCAGCGCCGGGCCCAGCCCGCTGACGGGCCGTGAGGCGGACGTCCTCAAGGCCTCCGTGGACGGCGCCACGGTCGCCGACATCGCGGGCACGCTGCACCTGTCGGAGTCGACCGTACGGAACTACCTGTCGGCGGCGATCGGCAAGACGGGGACGCGGAACCGGATGGAAGCGGTGCGGGAGGCCCGGCAGCAAGGGTGGCTGTGA